A region of Mycolicibacterium brumae DNA encodes the following proteins:
- a CDS encoding S1C family serine protease codes for MLAPLLAMLGLLVAPATAWADPMDVNAAIAQVEPGLVKIDTLNDFAGLVGNGTGIVLSPEGVVLTNHHVIQGANSIRVTSVGNGQTYDADVLGYSRGNDVAVLQLRGASGLPVAPLGSVSNLRVGDPVLTIGNANGTAHPLTHETGTVTSLDTAVDVEDQSTNTTHQMGGLIESSTNLRAGDSGGALVNAAGQIVGMNAAATITYRIDGSGADPAGQGFAIPIDRALGLANQIRANEGSPFVHVGPSAMLGIGIDAGGPNRPEGLPIRSVLRDGPAARVGIAPGDVLTTIDGTPIDSSNTLTGLLDQRHAGDVVTVNWVDQSGTPRTAQVTLIPGPVS; via the coding sequence GTGCTGGCGCCCCTACTGGCAATGCTCGGACTGCTCGTCGCTCCGGCAACCGCATGGGCAGACCCGATGGACGTCAACGCCGCCATCGCGCAGGTGGAACCCGGCCTGGTCAAGATCGACACCCTCAACGATTTCGCCGGCCTGGTCGGCAACGGCACCGGCATCGTGCTCAGCCCCGAAGGCGTGGTGCTGACCAACCACCACGTCATCCAGGGCGCCAACTCCATTCGGGTGACCAGCGTCGGCAACGGCCAGACCTACGACGCCGACGTGCTCGGCTACTCCCGCGGCAACGACGTCGCGGTGCTGCAGCTGCGCGGCGCCTCCGGGCTGCCCGTGGCTCCGCTGGGCTCGGTGTCGAACCTGCGCGTCGGCGACCCGGTGCTAACCATCGGCAACGCCAACGGAACCGCGCATCCGCTCACCCACGAAACCGGCACGGTGACCAGCCTGGACACCGCCGTCGATGTGGAGGACCAGAGCACCAACACCACGCACCAGATGGGTGGGCTGATCGAGTCGTCGACCAATCTGCGCGCCGGCGACTCCGGCGGCGCGCTGGTCAACGCAGCCGGTCAGATCGTCGGGATGAACGCCGCGGCCACCATCACCTACCGGATCGACGGCAGTGGCGCCGATCCGGCCGGCCAGGGCTTCGCGATCCCGATCGACCGGGCGCTGGGGCTGGCCAATCAGATCCGCGCCAATGAGGGCTCGCCGTTCGTGCACGTCGGCCCGTCGGCGATGCTCGGCATCGGCATCGACGCCGGCGGTCCGAACCGGCCCGAAGGCCTGCCGATCCGCTCGGTGCTGCGCGACGGCCCCGCCGCTCGCGTCGGGATCGCGCCGGGTGATGTGCTGACGACCATCGACGGCACCCCGATCGACTCGTCGAACACCCTGACCGGACTGCTCGACCAGCGGCACGCCGGCGACGTGGTCACGGTGAACTGGGTGGATCAGAGCGGCACTCCGCGCACCGCCCAGGTGACGCTGATCCCCGGCCCGGTCAGCTGA
- a CDS encoding type II toxin-antitoxin system VapC family toxin yields MAYYVDISALVKLVVAEPETPALRDWIAGESAALVSSDVTRTELLRAVRRVAPERLVEARAVLDSIILSTVSTATFEAAALLDPTVLRSLDAVHIAAALELGDDLAGMVTYDDRMAAAARAHGIAVLAPSQ; encoded by the coding sequence GTGGCCTACTACGTCGACATTTCGGCGCTGGTGAAGTTGGTCGTCGCCGAGCCGGAAACACCCGCGTTGAGGGACTGGATTGCAGGCGAAAGCGCGGCATTGGTGTCGTCGGACGTGACTCGCACGGAATTGCTGCGCGCGGTCCGGCGAGTGGCCCCAGAGCGTCTGGTTGAGGCGCGGGCGGTCCTCGACTCGATCATCCTCAGCACTGTCAGCACTGCGACCTTCGAAGCGGCCGCTCTTCTGGACCCGACGGTCCTGCGCAGCCTTGACGCCGTGCACATTGCGGCCGCGCTCGAACTGGGAGACGACCTCGCCGGCATGGTCACCTACGACGACCGGATGGCGGCTGCCGCACGGGCCCACGGGATCGCGGTTCTTGCGCCTTCCCAGTGA
- a CDS encoding type II toxin-antitoxin system Phd/YefM family antitoxin encodes MTEVGIRALKQNASAVVADAAAGSVVIITDRGRPVAQLSPLPATPLQRLLAAGRARPPRRDIRKLPAPTPGPSLSAELSKMRDAERY; translated from the coding sequence ATGACTGAGGTCGGCATTCGGGCGCTCAAGCAGAACGCCTCGGCGGTTGTCGCTGACGCCGCCGCCGGATCGGTGGTCATCATCACCGATCGTGGACGCCCGGTGGCCCAGTTGTCCCCGCTCCCGGCCACTCCGCTGCAGCGATTGCTCGCCGCAGGAAGAGCACGTCCGCCGCGCCGCGATATTCGCAAGCTGCCCGCGCCGACCCCCGGACCGAGCCTGTCGGCGGAGCTGTCGAAGATGCGCGACGCCGAGCGCTACTGA